The following coding sequences are from one Candidatus Nitrohelix vancouverensis window:
- a CDS encoding radical SAM protein, which produces MKVLLLFPPDWLPSEPYLSLPSLTSVLRPAGHDVTQMDVNVEMYDLFFSRDFMKTVSERIAFELRHLQHVAGERELNPEESALRDQLAALTPERIDQIGRDAETAKAILRSEDFYEIEKLEWATHCLHETMATISLGYYPAQICFPPIETDLVYKPFMSSEVLESLDDEQINVYRDVYERLVRPVMQKEKPGVVGISIVQQKQVIPTFTFCKMIKEEFPDTHITIGGNIVTRLRDVIKENEELFQYYDSAVIYEGESAFLQLVDLLDKGESDFSTLPNLIYKTSDGVQTNKDVSAEDLSQLPPPDFDGLPLEKYFVPRLILPYLATRGCYWGRCTFCDHFQGYVEGFRTKPVAQIVDEIKFLKAKYETRYMHFTDESYPPAHFRKLSQELIRQDVDIAWTTHMRFEESLLDKKVWEEAAQSGCRYLHFGYESGNQRVLKLMDKATQLDAIRTNLKLSSEAGIWNHIMGFFGFPGETKEEAEDSKKFCEENKDYIHSLGFMTFVLGRYSPVAFEPEKYGVSTYKNPEWDLAMDYYFTVDQGLSINEALEVFEEFERHHDPKWDLRTCVREYIFLYIDHFKDNKLPHIQMTPEQRAMMRQSSVSMV; this is translated from the coding sequence ATGAAAGTGTTGCTTTTATTTCCACCGGACTGGTTGCCTTCGGAGCCGTATCTGAGTCTGCCTTCCCTGACCTCGGTCCTGCGACCGGCGGGGCACGATGTGACGCAGATGGACGTCAACGTGGAAATGTACGACCTGTTTTTCAGCCGCGATTTCATGAAAACGGTTTCAGAGCGCATCGCGTTTGAGTTGCGTCACCTGCAACATGTCGCCGGGGAGCGGGAACTCAATCCCGAAGAAAGCGCGCTCCGCGATCAACTCGCCGCGCTCACGCCTGAGCGCATCGATCAGATCGGTCGCGATGCGGAAACCGCGAAAGCCATCCTGCGAAGCGAAGACTTCTACGAAATAGAAAAGCTGGAATGGGCCACTCACTGCCTGCATGAGACGATGGCGACGATTTCTCTGGGCTACTACCCGGCGCAGATCTGTTTTCCTCCGATCGAAACCGACCTGGTTTACAAACCCTTCATGTCCTCCGAAGTGCTGGAGTCTCTCGACGACGAGCAGATCAATGTGTATCGCGACGTCTACGAACGCTTGGTGCGACCGGTGATGCAAAAGGAGAAGCCGGGCGTGGTCGGTATTTCCATCGTTCAGCAAAAGCAGGTGATTCCGACCTTCACCTTCTGCAAGATGATCAAGGAAGAGTTCCCCGACACGCATATCACCATCGGCGGCAACATCGTCACGCGCTTGCGCGACGTGATCAAAGAGAACGAGGAATTGTTTCAGTATTACGATTCGGCGGTGATCTATGAAGGCGAGAGCGCCTTTCTACAATTGGTGGATTTGCTGGACAAGGGAGAGAGCGATTTCTCCACCCTGCCGAACCTGATCTATAAAACTTCGGACGGCGTTCAAACAAACAAGGATGTCAGCGCCGAAGACCTTTCGCAATTGCCGCCGCCGGATTTCGACGGACTGCCGCTGGAAAAATATTTTGTGCCCCGGCTCATTTTGCCTTACCTCGCCACACGCGGTTGCTATTGGGGACGATGTACTTTTTGCGATCATTTTCAGGGCTATGTGGAAGGCTTCCGAACCAAACCGGTCGCACAGATTGTCGACGAAATTAAATTCCTTAAAGCCAAATACGAAACGCGCTACATGCATTTCACCGACGAATCCTATCCCCCGGCGCACTTCAGGAAGCTGTCGCAGGAATTGATTCGGCAGGATGTCGATATCGCCTGGACCACGCACATGCGCTTCGAGGAGTCTTTGCTGGATAAAAAGGTCTGGGAGGAAGCGGCGCAATCGGGCTGTCGTTACCTGCACTTCGGTTACGAGTCGGGAAACCAGCGCGTGCTCAAGCTGATGGACAAGGCGACGCAACTGGATGCGATACGGACCAATTTGAAATTATCTTCCGAGGCGGGAATCTGGAATCATATCATGGGCTTTTTTGGTTTCCCTGGCGAGACGAAGGAAGAAGCCGAGGACAGCAAAAAGTTTTGCGAAGAGAACAAAGATTATATACATTCTCTGGGATTCATGACCTTCGTGCTGGGTCGTTACAGTCCCGTCGCGTTCGAGCCGGAGAAGTACGGCGTGTCTACTTACAAGAATCCAGAATGGGATTTGGCGATGGATTATTATTTTACGGTGGATCAAGGATTGAGCATCAACGAGGCATTGGAAGTGTTTGAAGAGTTCGAGCGTCACCACGATCCCAAATGGGATTTGAGAACCTGCGTCCGCGAATACATTTTCCTGTACATCGATCATTTCAAGGACAACAAATTACCGCACATACAAATGACCCCGGAGCAGAGGGCCATGATGCGGCAAAGTTCGGTCAGTATGGTTTAG
- a CDS encoding radical SAM protein, with the protein MKTLLIFPSQWYPTQPYLSTPYLTAYLRSKGWDVAQRDFNIESYDSFLSEPVLTGIAGKIDAKLEAIRSKKTFSIKDKSLMDVLATGQKFSGAIISQIEDAKAVMRTPERFFDFESYRQADLIIKSALKLVSDVYAPAVFNLSTFESGIRAEESTRKAAAASRDPLTNPFIELYDQTLLPTESWEDYAVVGISIVGISQIIPGLTLARMLKERYPHLHVTLGGPIFSVNATQLLGHPEFFDEFCHSIVTFEGEEPLNQLLNCLKKDIPLGAAPNLIFVEDGEVKINKERVEMRFEEVPHPTFDGLPMEKYLSPYPIIPVLQSRGCYWGKCTFCTHSYVYGHRYGKQRTDQMVDELEAHSKEFNTKYFTFSDEAVSPHSLNDVSDALLERGVEIKSLALLKFEKVMDDELFRKIHDAGFIFLMYGMESANDRVLALIDKGTTKAVERDVLMRSHKAGIWNHAFLFFGFPTETRPEAQETIDFLMGNLESIHSFGPGVFLLNRDSSCYQFPDKYSIKKIIQDPDADIAMNLDFLTDVGMSRAEAVEMNDKCIKLAEENFSSLRLWGTLPREHFLLYLDHFGKDALSGQGPKKTKDPKAFCEA; encoded by the coding sequence ATGAAAACTTTACTTATATTCCCATCGCAATGGTATCCGACTCAGCCCTATCTGAGCACTCCCTACTTGACCGCGTATCTGCGTTCCAAGGGTTGGGATGTGGCGCAAAGGGATTTTAATATCGAGTCTTACGACAGTTTTTTGTCCGAGCCGGTTTTGACGGGCATTGCGGGCAAGATCGACGCCAAGCTGGAGGCGATTCGCTCCAAGAAGACTTTCAGCATCAAGGACAAGTCTTTGATGGATGTGCTGGCGACGGGGCAGAAATTCTCTGGCGCGATCATCTCCCAGATCGAAGACGCCAAGGCGGTGATGCGCACGCCGGAGCGGTTTTTTGATTTTGAGTCCTACCGTCAGGCGGACCTCATCATCAAGTCGGCTCTGAAGCTGGTTTCCGATGTTTACGCCCCGGCTGTCTTCAACCTTTCTACTTTTGAGAGCGGCATTCGCGCTGAGGAGTCCACGCGCAAGGCGGCGGCAGCGTCGCGCGATCCGCTGACCAATCCTTTCATCGAATTGTACGATCAGACCCTGTTGCCGACGGAGTCGTGGGAAGACTACGCCGTCGTTGGCATTTCGATTGTCGGCATCTCGCAGATCATCCCCGGTCTGACCCTGGCGCGGATGTTGAAAGAACGTTATCCGCATTTGCATGTCACGCTGGGCGGCCCGATTTTCAGCGTGAACGCGACGCAGTTGTTGGGTCATCCCGAATTTTTTGACGAGTTCTGCCACAGCATCGTGACTTTCGAGGGGGAAGAGCCGCTCAATCAATTATTGAATTGCCTGAAAAAAGATATTCCGCTGGGCGCGGCGCCGAATCTGATCTTTGTCGAAGACGGCGAAGTGAAGATCAACAAGGAACGGGTGGAGATGCGTTTCGAGGAAGTGCCGCACCCGACTTTCGACGGCTTGCCGATGGAGAAGTATCTATCGCCTTATCCCATCATTCCGGTTCTGCAAAGCCGCGGTTGCTACTGGGGCAAATGTACATTTTGCACGCACAGTTATGTGTACGGGCACCGTTACGGCAAGCAACGCACCGATCAGATGGTGGATGAGCTGGAAGCGCACAGCAAGGAATTCAACACCAAATATTTTACCTTCTCTGACGAAGCGGTCTCGCCGCATTCCCTGAACGACGTGTCCGACGCCCTGCTGGAGCGCGGCGTCGAGATCAAATCGCTGGCTCTGCTGAAATTCGAGAAGGTGATGGACGATGAACTGTTCCGCAAGATTCACGACGCCGGATTCATTTTCCTCATGTATGGAATGGAGAGCGCCAACGACCGCGTGCTCGCGCTCATCGATAAAGGCACGACCAAGGCGGTAGAGCGCGACGTGCTGATGCGTAGTCACAAGGCGGGGATCTGGAATCACGCCTTCCTGTTTTTTGGGTTTCCGACGGAGACCCGGCCGGAAGCGCAGGAGACCATCGATTTTCTGATGGGCAATCTGGAGTCGATCCATTCCTTTGGGCCGGGCGTGTTTTTGCTGAACCGCGATTCAAGTTGCTATCAATTTCCCGACAAATATTCGATCAAGAAAATCATTCAGGACCCCGACGCCGATATCGCCATGAATCTGGATTTTTTGACGGACGTGGGAATGTCGCGCGCCGAGGCGGTTGAAATGAATGACAAGTGCATCAAACTGGCGGAAGAGAATTTTTCATCGCTTCGATTATGGGGCACCCTGCCGCGCGAACATTTCCTGCTGTATCTGGACCATTTCGGAAAAGACGCGCTCAGCGGTCAAGGCCCCAAAAAGACTAAAGACCCCAAGGCGTTTTGTGAAGCCTGA
- the mnmG gene encoding tRNA uridine-5-carboxymethylaminomethyl(34) synthesis enzyme MnmG, with the protein MKRYDVIVIGGGHAGCEASLASSRMGSKTLLITLDLDKIALMPCNPAIGGVGKGNIVREIDALGGEMGKCIDRTGIQFRILNRSKGPAVQGSRAQADKKLYKEDLRKVLERQENLDILCEEVDELYREAGAVKGVRTSKGTEIFADAVVITTGTFLNGKLHIGMSHSPGGRVGEDPSTQLSRSFLSAGFQLGRLKTGTPPRLLSGSIDFSRCEIQEGDANPRPFSFSTERINRPQVPCYLTNTNAETARIIQENMHLSPLYSGIIEGIGPRYCPSIEDKIVKFPDKNSHHIFLEPEGLDTDWVYPSGISTSLAEEVQWKLVRTIPGLEEAVIVRPGYAVEYDFVPPTQLAPTLETHRVKGLFHAGQINGTSGYEEAAGQGLIAGINAALKSQGRPPFILTRMESYIGVMIDDLVTKGTEEPYRMFTSRAEYRLLLREDNADARLMKKGLDLGLVDRNTFQRCQDKWDCVEKELTRLRSTKALPNQETLARLQRLHSGELKSPTTLAGLLRRPEISYASLLEVFGGSPVPDLAAEQVEIQVKYEGFIQRQNQLVEKQKRLENYSIPADFQYEGISGLSREVVQKLEETRPVTLGLASRIPGVTPSAVTLLMLMLEQRASGKSGNPARQAAS; encoded by the coding sequence ATGAAACGTTACGACGTTATTGTTATAGGCGGCGGGCACGCCGGTTGCGAAGCCTCGCTGGCCTCGTCGCGCATGGGTTCCAAAACCCTGCTCATCACGCTGGACCTGGACAAGATCGCCCTCATGCCCTGCAATCCCGCCATCGGCGGCGTGGGCAAGGGCAATATCGTTCGCGAGATCGACGCGCTTGGCGGCGAGATGGGCAAGTGCATTGACCGAACCGGAATTCAGTTCAGAATATTGAATCGTTCCAAAGGTCCCGCCGTACAAGGTTCGCGCGCGCAAGCGGACAAGAAACTTTACAAGGAAGACCTGCGAAAAGTTCTGGAGCGTCAGGAGAATCTGGATATTTTGTGCGAAGAGGTGGACGAACTGTATCGCGAGGCGGGCGCCGTCAAGGGCGTTCGAACCTCAAAGGGTACGGAAATTTTTGCAGACGCGGTGGTCATCACCACCGGAACCTTTCTGAACGGTAAATTGCATATTGGCATGAGCCATTCGCCCGGCGGGCGCGTGGGCGAAGACCCTTCAACCCAGTTATCGCGCTCGTTTCTGTCGGCGGGATTTCAGCTGGGTCGATTGAAGACGGGCACTCCGCCGCGATTGCTGAGCGGTTCGATTGATTTCAGTCGCTGTGAAATTCAGGAAGGCGATGCGAACCCGCGTCCCTTTTCGTTCAGCACCGAAAGGATCAACCGGCCGCAGGTTCCCTGCTATCTGACCAATACCAATGCGGAGACGGCGCGCATCATTCAGGAGAACATGCATCTGTCGCCTTTGTACAGCGGCATCATCGAAGGCATCGGGCCGCGCTACTGCCCCTCCATTGAAGACAAGATCGTCAAGTTCCCGGATAAAAACTCACATCATATTTTTCTGGAGCCGGAAGGCCTGGATACCGACTGGGTTTATCCGAGCGGGATATCGACCAGCCTGGCGGAAGAAGTGCAATGGAAACTGGTGCGCACCATTCCGGGCTTGGAAGAGGCGGTGATTGTTCGTCCGGGTTACGCCGTGGAATACGATTTTGTGCCGCCGACTCAACTCGCGCCGACTTTGGAAACGCATCGCGTTAAAGGTTTGTTTCACGCAGGACAGATCAACGGCACGTCGGGATACGAAGAAGCGGCGGGTCAGGGTTTGATCGCCGGAATCAACGCCGCGCTCAAGTCACAGGGACGACCGCCGTTCATTTTGACGCGGATGGAAAGTTATATCGGCGTGATGATCGACGATCTTGTGACCAAGGGAACGGAAGAACCTTATCGCATGTTCACCTCGCGCGCAGAATATCGTTTGCTCCTGCGGGAGGACAACGCCGACGCGCGTTTGATGAAAAAGGGACTCGATCTGGGGCTGGTGGACAGGAACACCTTCCAGCGCTGTCAGGATAAATGGGACTGTGTGGAAAAGGAATTGACGCGCTTGCGTTCAACGAAAGCGCTCCCCAATCAGGAAACGCTTGCCAGGCTCCAGCGCCTGCACTCCGGCGAACTGAAATCGCCGACCACCCTTGCAGGGCTGTTGCGTCGGCCTGAAATCAGTTATGCGAGTTTGCTCGAAGTGTTTGGCGGAAGTCCCGTGCCCGATCTGGCGGCGGAACAGGTTGAGATTCAGGTGAAGTACGAAGGCTTCATCCAACGCCAGAACCAGCTGGTGGAAAAGCAAAAACGACTGGAGAATTATTCCATTCCCGCAGATTTTCAATACGAGGGTATTTCGGGCCTGTCGCGCGAAGTGGTGCAGAAACTCGAAGAGACGCGGCCCGTTACCCTGGGACTCGCGTCGCGCATCCCCGGAGTGACGCCTTCAGCGGTGACGCTTCTCATGCTCATGCTGGAACAACGCGCATCCGGCAAATCTGGGAATCCGGCGCGTCAGGCGGCGAGCTGA
- a CDS encoding ABC transporter substrate-binding protein, which translates to MKVVTLLPSATEIVCRLGMESSLVGVSHECDFPESISALPHLTSSRINVRASSGEIHQSVEDILKSTVSIYDLNVELLQELQPDIVITQDLCDVCAVSFDKVEEACRTLTGKEVKIISLRPRGWGDIWDDVARVAEALGAQDTCRSLMMEVQERIRTVRDRVISKKPPRRKVLAIEWIDPVMAGGLWLPEMIEMIRCEALEAKAGMNAVTLSKERLNEINPDVVIVKPCGYKMSKTLSEIEALKGAAPWSGWKAGINNETYLVDGNSYFNRPGPRLLDSLEILAACVHPDLFPEFESRYAASVIRAGGRESIPSLATA; encoded by the coding sequence ATGAAAGTCGTTACGCTTCTTCCATCCGCAACGGAAATTGTTTGTCGTCTGGGTATGGAATCTTCCCTGGTTGGCGTGTCGCACGAATGCGATTTTCCTGAATCGATCAGCGCGCTTCCTCATTTGACCTCGTCGCGGATCAATGTACGCGCTTCAAGCGGTGAGATTCACCAGTCCGTCGAGGATATTTTAAAATCGACCGTCAGTATTTATGATTTGAACGTCGAATTGTTGCAGGAGCTTCAACCAGACATCGTCATCACCCAGGATTTATGCGATGTGTGCGCGGTGTCCTTTGATAAAGTCGAAGAGGCCTGTCGAACTCTGACAGGGAAAGAAGTGAAGATCATTTCCCTGCGTCCGCGCGGCTGGGGTGATATTTGGGATGATGTGGCGCGAGTGGCCGAAGCGCTGGGCGCCCAGGATACCTGTCGTAGTTTGATGATGGAAGTGCAGGAAAGAATTCGCACGGTCCGCGACCGCGTGATCAGCAAGAAGCCGCCGCGCCGGAAAGTGCTGGCGATTGAATGGATCGATCCTGTCATGGCGGGTGGTTTGTGGTTGCCTGAAATGATCGAGATGATCCGTTGCGAGGCTCTGGAAGCCAAGGCGGGAATGAACGCCGTCACGCTTTCAAAGGAACGCCTGAATGAAATCAACCCGGATGTGGTGATCGTCAAGCCTTGCGGTTACAAGATGAGCAAAACCTTGAGCGAAATCGAAGCCCTGAAGGGCGCCGCCCCCTGGAGCGGTTGGAAGGCGGGAATCAATAATGAAACCTACCTGGTCGACGGCAACAGTTATTTCAATCGACCGGGACCGCGCCTGCTCGATTCGCTGGAGATTCTGGCCGCCTGCGTTCACCCGGATTTGTTTCCAGAATTTGAAAGTCGCTATGCCGCGTCGGTGATTCGCGCCGGGGGCCGGGAATCGATCCCCTCCCTTGCGACGGCTTAG